In Syngnathus acus chromosome 5, fSynAcu1.2, whole genome shotgun sequence, a genomic segment contains:
- the mst1ra gene encoding macrophage-stimulating protein receptor: MRGRAAEMLAWAATLLTLSTWIRADISPGERTCPTGPRSQVDFSVKYTVPRFQTEHPIQNVVANPLTPEVYIASRNIVEAVNDKLSKVWEVKTGPIGSPECQTCRLCDIQVDPSEPVDTDNEVLLLDAAVAILPYLYVCGSTQHGICFFIDVELLPPEPRCLYKKNNNSPSYCPDCLASPLGTKVTIVEQAATSYFFVAASVNDKVVQKFPRRSVSVVRPLSTEDGFQMVMEGLTVLPHLRDSYGIDYIYSFSSREFVYFLSLQRENPSKGDSAFQTRLGRLPVETHEVWTYRELVLECRYEPKRRRREPYRDIVYNGLMAAHFGHAGKDLALELRVDETEDILYGVFAQVNLQGEPQKNSALCAFSLSDVNSKIDTGVEDCCKSGPEQLSRGLCHFQTCENCPHESGNATCTDRPTLVSKPYYRIDLFNRKMRDVLFTSILVTISGKQTLGHFGTSDGRILQVILTIDTPFVFANYSLGEMPISRTATVVNDDSFLFVAENQLFRVPIIGPGCTHFVTCSMCLMSPRFMNCGWCSGMCSRQDECASLWNKHSCAPVITEFFPKTAPAGGETELTLCGREFQSPQRPPINNGVTHTVTVGSGTLCAVQPDKSRSQVLVCKLKEKVSNHNLTITLEVHEGKSRGAYSIEGTSRVSGFSVVEPSIIQIRPEHGPVFGGTLVTLTGRNLDSGMRREAFIADKMCHIQDVPLEESGTLSSIVCLTAAATNIGHVPVKVVIDNFEVTTAKKFIYKKNPVVTSVYPRCSFSSGSKLVITGQNLDSAHKTVLQYTSKNSPLEPHKLECNGTGNATHMTCQAPTFPFDVSEDTSDTGELSIHMDGMEMWRRRFNYHPDAEVIPFEHEDNVLVLTPGQTEVSLHHDKLNVVDQCMKITMAIGDMDCNVQVLMNELTCRIPKTQVIPIEGLPVRVSVNGEPHNVGTVRYEDDNADSVIAAIVLGVIFALVAGAGITLVMIHLRKKKRAIIENRLSTRVSISRMGSHGEMSPTGDYRQVDSNQTSGGGMAFQGPLYAASYDHLAVPLIPRSSVSMISLSSDLLDEVKDVLIPAEMLRIEDSQSIGKGHFGTVYHGYLKDSNNQEIHCAVKSLNRITDLKEVDQFLREGIIMKGFHHPNILSLLGITLPKEGLPLVVLPYMKHGDVRHFIRSPQRNPTVKDLIGFGLQVAKGMQYLAQKKFVHRDLAARNCMLDETFTVKVADFGMARDIYDKEYYSIQDCKTAKLPVKWMAIESLQTQKFTTKSDVWSYGVLMWELLTRGASPYPEVDPYDITHYLLRGRRLPQPQYCPNALYSIMLACWDPEPECRPTFHSLVGDVQHILSCLTGEHYINLKVNYVNLDQARAYPPLTASADEAEGSESDTSGQDGS; the protein is encoded by the exons ATGAGGGGCCGTGCCGCAGAGATGTTGGCATGGGCGGCCACCCTGCTGACACTTTCCACGTGGATACGAGCCGACATTTCCCCAGGAGAGCGCACGTGCCCTACGGGTCCCCGCAGTCAGGTGGACTTCTCGGTCAAATACACGGTGCCGCGTTTCCAAACAGAGCATCCCATACAGAACGTGGTGGCCAACCCACTCACTCCTGAGGTTTATATCGCCTCGCGGAACATTGTAGAGGCGGTGAATGACAAGCTGAGCAAAGTGTGGGAGGTGAAAACGGGGCCGATTGGGAGTCCGGAGTGTCAAACCTGTCGCTTGTGTGACATCCAAGTAGATCCCAGCGAGCCGGTGGATACGGATAACGAGGTGCTGCTCTTGGATGCGGCGGTGGCTATCCTGCCCTACTTGTACGTATGCGGCAGTACCCAACACGGCATCTGTTTCTTCATCGACGTTGAGCTCTTACCGCCAGAACCTCGGtgtttatacaaaaaaaataacaattctcCCTCTTACTGTCCGGACTGTCTGGCCAGTCCGTTGGGCACCAAGGTCACTATTGTAGAACAGGCGGCCACATCGTACTTCTTCGTGGCGGCCTCTGTTAATGACAAAGTGGTCCAGAAGTTCCCCCGTAGGTCGGTGTCTGTGGTGAGACCGCTCTCTACCGAAGATGGATTTCAAATGGTGATGGAAGGCCTGACGGTGCTGCCCCATCTGAGGGACTCGTACGGCATCGATTACATCTACAGCTTCTCCTCACGGGAGTTTGTGTATTTCCTATCCCTGCAGAGGGAGAACCCCTCCAAAGGCGATTCGGCCTTTCAGACCCGACTAGGGCGGCTACCCGTGGAGACTCACGAGGTATGGACGTACCGTGAGCTGGTTCTAGAGTGCAGATATGAGCCCAAGAGGCGGCGAAGGGAGCCGTACAGGGATATCGTATACAATGGACTCATGGCGGCCCACTTTGGTCACGCGGGAAAGGATCTGGCTCTGGAGCTTAGGGTGGACGAGACAGAGGACATCCTCTATGGTGTCTTTGCGCAGGTGAACCTGCAGGGAGAACCCCAAAAGAACTCAGCCCTGTGCGCCTTTTCTTTGAGCGACGTCAACAGCAAGATTGACACAGGCGTGGAGGACTGCTGCAAATCCGGACCAGAACAATTATCCAGAGGACTGTGTCACTTTCAGACGTGTGAGAACTGCCCGCATGAG TCGGGCAACGCCACATGCACAGACAGACCCACGCTGGTTTCCAAACCATACTACCGAATAGACCTCTTCAACCGTAAGATGAGGGATGTCCTCTTTACGTCCATCCTGGTTACCATCAGTGGGAAACAAACTCTTGGGCACTTTGGGACTTCAGATGGAAGAATCCTCCAG GTCATTCTTACAATTGACacgccttttgtttttgccaacTATTCACTTGGAGAGATGCCAATATCTAGGACAGCAACTGTCGTCAATGATGACTCGTTTCTTTTTGTGGCTGAAAATCAG TTGTTCAGGGTGCCGATCATTGGACCAGGCTGCACGCATTTCGTGACGTGCTCTATGTGTTTGATGTCTCCGCGCTTCATGAACTGCGGCTGGTGCTCGGGAATGTGCTCGAGGCAAGATGAGTGCGCCTCGCTGTGGAATAAGCATTCTTGTGCGCCAGTCATAACAGAG TTTTTCCCCAAAACGGCACCGGCTGGTGGGGAGACTGAGCTGACGCTTTGCGGGAGAGAGTTTCAATCTCCTCAGAGACCGCCCATCAACAACGGTGTCACCCACACAGTCACCGTGGGCTCAGGGACCTTGTGCGCTGTCCAGCCTGACAAAAGCAGGAGCCAAGT GCTCGTATGCAAGCTGAAGGAAAAAGTGTCAAACCACAATCTGACAATAACTCTGGAAGTGCACGAGGGGAAGTCGAGGGGCGCGTACTCCATCGAAGGCACCTCTCGGGTGTCTGGCTTCTCTGTTGTG GAGCCAAGCATAATTCAAATCAGACCCGAGCATGGCCCTGTTTTTGGCGGTACGCTTGTCACACTGACAGGCCGAAACCTTGATTCCGGTATGCGGAGGGAAGCTTTCATCGCAGACAAAATGTGTCACATTCAAGA TGTTCCTCTGGAAGAGAGCGGGACATTGTCTTCAATTGTGTGCCTCACAGCGGCTGCCACAAATATTGGCCACGTTCCTGTCAAAGTAGTCATCGACAACTTTGAGGTCACTACCGCTAAGAAGTTTATCTACAAGAAAAACCCTGTTGTGACGTCGGTGTATCCTCGTTGCAGTTTCAGCAG TGGCTCCAAGTTAGTGATTACGGGTCAGAATCTTGACTCTGCACACAAAACTGTGCTTCAGTACACTTCCAAAAACTCCCCTTTGGAACCCCACAAACTG GAATGTAACGGTACAGGGAACGCTACCCACATGACGTGCCAGGCTCCCACTTTTCCGTTCGATGTGTCGGAAGACACATCAGACACAGGGGAGCTTTCCATTCACATGGACGGCATGGAAATGTGGAGGAGACGCTTCAACTACCACCCCGACGCCGAAGTCATCCCGTTTGAACACGAAGACAACGTATTGGTCCTCACACCGGGACAGACCGAAGTTTCGCTGCAC CACGACAAACTGAACGTGGTGGACCAGTGCATGAAGATCACCATGGCAATCGGGGACATGGACTGTAACGTCCAGGTTCTGATGAATGAGCTGACCTGCAGGATTCCTAAGACCCAAGTGATCCCCATCGAGGGATTGCCTGTCAGA GTCTCAGTGAACGGCGAACCCCACAACGTGGGCACTGTCCGCTATGAGGACGACAATGCCGATTCGGTCATCGCGGCCATCGTGCTGGGTGTAATCTTCGCCTTGGTGGCGGGTGCCGGAATCACACTCGTTATGATTCAtctgagaaaaaagaagcGAG CTATCATCGAGAATCGTTTAAGCACCAGGGTTTCCATAAGCCGGATGGGCAGCCACGGGGAAATGTCCCCGACAGGCGACTACAGGCAGG tgGATTCCAACCAAACGTCCGGGGGTGGAATGGCCTTTCAAGGTCCGCTGTACGCCGCCAGCTATGACCACCTCGCTGTTCCGCTGATTCCGCGATCCAGCGTCTCAATGATCAGCCTCAGCTCCGACCTGCTGGACGAGGTCAAGGATGTCCTTATCCCTGCTGAGATGCTCAGGATCGAAGATAGCCAAAGCATTGGCAAAG GTCACTTTGGAACTGTGTATCATGGCTATCTGAAGGACAGCAATAATCAAGAGATCCATTGTGCTGTTAAATCACTAAATC GAATCACCGATCTAAAGGAAGTGGATCAATTTCTCAGAGAGGGAATCATCATGAAGGGCTTTCACCATCCCAACATTCTGTCTCTGCTTGGCATCACGTTACCCAAAGAAGGGCTCCCCCTGGTGGTGCTGCCGTACATGAAACATGGCGACGTTCGGCATTTTATTCGCTCCCCACAGAGG AATCCAACCGTTAAAGACCTCATAGGCTTTGGACTGCAGGTTGCCAAGGGGATGCAGTATTTAGCGCAGAAGAAATTTGTGCACAGAGACCTGGCTGCACGGAACTGCAT GCTGGATGAGACCTTCACCGTCAAGGTGGCAGACTTCGGCATGGCGCGTGACATTTACGACAAGGAGTACTACAGTATTCAAGACTGCAAGACGGCAAAGTTACCGGTCAAGTGGATGGCCATCGAGAGCTTGCAGACACAGAAGTTCACCACCAAATCGGATGTG TGGTCCTATGGCGTGTTGATGTGGGAGCTGCTGACCAGAGGAGCTAGTCCATACCCAGAAGTGGACCCCTATGACATCACACACTATTTACTAAGGGGCCGCCGGCTACCTCAGCCCCAGTATTGCCCTAATGCTCT TTATTCCATCATGCTGGCATGTTGGGACCCGGAGCCCGAATGTAGGCCCACGTTCCACAGCTTGGTCGGGGACGTGCAGCACATCCTGTCCTGTCTCACGGGAGAGCACTACATCAACCTGAAGGTCAACTATGTCAACTTAGACCAGGCCAGGGCTTACCCCCCACTGACTGCATCTGCCGACGAGGCCGAGGGCTCGGAGTCGGATACGAGCGGTCAAGATGGCAGCTAA